From one Dermacentor andersoni chromosome 1, qqDerAnde1_hic_scaffold, whole genome shotgun sequence genomic stretch:
- the LOC140215165 gene encoding putative nuclease HARBI1, whose product MKKMAAPLIAMAVALRRRRREQGEPDDAFDMPDDHFRRRFRLSKGTVRLLCEELAGELEAERATGLSVERKVLCALRFFATGSFQASVGSEETIRVSQSTVSECVRRVAEAVVNAGARNKWVHFPKTAEEKAAVKEGFLRRGVIPGVIGCVDGSLIAIIAPKGERKAVFMCRKGYYALNCMFICDADMKILALDPMRPGSDHDAFVWRTTWLRRRFQAGRIVNAGEYLLGDSGYPLEPWLLTPVPGHPPVHTAEGQYNTAHAAMRSVVERCIGLLKSRFRCLQRYRTLLYEPERAANIVAACAVLHNLRLSEGDESGDDSDDDSSSGSSSSELDNNGDPMPHSLPRNTGSRMHYLRGRAVRDNVIGMFGTTRAQHMRYLRSVRRQLRRQQQRQHR is encoded by the exons atgaaaaaaatggccgcccctctgatcgctatggccgtggctcttcgccgtcgccgacgtgaacagggagagccagacgacgcgtttgacatgccggatgaccattttcgacggcgttttcgcctctcgaagggaacggtgcggttgttgtgcgaggaactggcgggggaactagaagctgagcgagcgacgggactgtcggtggagcggaaagtgttgtgtgcgctgcgcttctttgctaccgggagcttccaagcgtccgttgggagcgaggagacgatccgtgtgtcgcagtcgacggtgagcgagtgcgtgcgacgtgtggcagaggctgtcgtgaacgcaggggcccgcaacaagtgggtccattttccaaagacagccgaggaaaaggcagccgtgaaggagggtttccttcggcgcggcgttatccccggcgtcatcggatgcgtagacggcagcctcatagccatcatcgcacccaagggtgagcgcaaggctgtgttcatgtgccgcaagggatactacgccctcaactgcatgttc atctgcgacgcggacatgaaaatcttggccttggaccctatgcgaccggggtcggaccacgacgcttttgtctggcggacgacatggttgcgccggcggttccaagcggggcgcatcgtgaatgccggggaatacctcctcg gtgacagtggctaccccttggagccgtggctccttaccccggttcctggccatcctccagtgcacacagccgaggggcagtacaacacagcacatgccgccatgcgttccgtagtggagaggtgcattgggctcttaaagagccgtttccgctgtcttcagcgatatcgcaccctcctctacgagccggaacgtgcagccaacattgtcgcggcatgtgctgtgttgcacaaccttcgcctttctgaaggcgacgagtcaggcgatgacagtgatgacgacagcagcagcggcagtagtagtagtgagcttgacaataacggcgaccccatgccacacagtctgccccgtaacacgggctctagaatgcactacttgagagggcgggctgttcgcgacaatgtcattggcatgtttggaacaacccgtgcgcagcacatgcgttatttgaggagcgtgcggcggcagctgcgacgtcaacagcagcgtcagcatcgttag